In Paenibacillus sp. FSL R7-0345, a single window of DNA contains:
- a CDS encoding ROK family protein translates to MSRYYIGADLGGTGIKAALVDAHGVIAARSKAATPVTEGEAGILHALKDVIRALLAEGADVKGIGVGSAGRIDAAEGIVRYATDNLPGWTGMRLAEALTAEFALPAAAENDANAAAVGEGWLGAAAGLSSFVMLTLGTGVGGAFIHRGAPVSGSQGAAGEFGHAVLYPGGLPCNCGQRGCAEQYLSGTALSRRAGAVDAGWDGRRLLEAFAAGHPLAAGAVEAYLDDLSYAVHNIQSYLDPAAVMIGGGVADSHTIWWESWQSRLAALSPLSIKVLPAKLGNEAGMLGAAKLIMDREQG, encoded by the coding sequence GTGAGCCGGTATTACATCGGCGCCGATCTCGGGGGCACGGGCATCAAGGCTGCGCTGGTTGATGCCCATGGCGTTATTGCCGCCCGCAGCAAGGCGGCAACGCCGGTCACTGAAGGCGAGGCAGGCATTCTGCACGCGCTGAAGGACGTCATCCGCGCCCTTCTTGCCGAAGGCGCGGACGTCAAAGGCATCGGCGTCGGCAGCGCCGGGCGTATCGACGCCGCGGAAGGGATTGTCCGCTATGCGACGGACAATCTGCCGGGCTGGACCGGCATGCGGCTGGCGGAGGCGTTGACAGCCGAATTTGCTTTGCCCGCCGCGGCGGAGAACGATGCCAACGCTGCCGCGGTTGGCGAGGGCTGGCTTGGCGCAGCCGCCGGGCTCAGCAGCTTCGTGATGCTGACGCTGGGTACCGGCGTCGGCGGAGCGTTCATTCACCGCGGCGCGCCGGTGTCCGGCAGCCAAGGGGCCGCAGGGGAGTTCGGCCACGCCGTACTCTACCCCGGCGGACTGCCCTGCAACTGCGGGCAGCGCGGCTGCGCCGAGCAGTATCTGTCCGGCACGGCGCTGAGCCGCCGGGCGGGGGCAGTTGATGCCGGCTGGGACGGACGGCGGCTGCTGGAGGCTTTTGCCGCCGGACATCCGCTGGCGGCCGGCGCGGTTGAGGCTTATCTGGATGATCTCAGCTATGCGGTGCATAACATCCAGTCGTACTTGGACCCTGCCGCTGTTATGATCGGCGGCGGGGTGGCCGACTCCCACACTATCTGGTGGGAGTCCTGGCAGAGCAGGCTGGCTGCGTTATCTCCGCTGTCCATTAAGGTGCTGCCGGCCAAGCTTGGCAATGAAGCCGGAATGCTTGGGGCGGCTAAACTGATAATGGATAGGGAGCAAGGCTAG
- a CDS encoding sugar ABC transporter permease: MKFMNFRNYIMFILPALLIYLLFFAGPIFSGLYYGFTDWNGFSFKADWVGLENFREAFRDPLLLTALKNMLILSVVVIVLQHSFSILLAVLLDQKLKGIVWMRAVIFFPVILNTVVIGYVWSYMYAPMVGFLPKFFDAIGLHGLAALDWLGDPKLAIYAIALVMVWQYTGYSMMIYLAGLQSVSGEIYEAASIDGAGPWNKFWRVTLPLLIPSVIVNTVLSVIGCMKMFEHVFIMTQGGPANSTQTFGIMIYQYAFKTSQMGYGTAMAMILSVMILAVTYVQIKLLSRLEVAN, from the coding sequence ATGAAATTCATGAATTTCCGCAACTATATAATGTTCATTCTACCAGCGCTTCTGATCTATCTGCTGTTTTTTGCCGGACCGATCTTTAGTGGCCTGTACTATGGCTTCACCGACTGGAACGGTTTTTCATTCAAGGCGGATTGGGTGGGGCTGGAGAACTTCCGGGAGGCTTTCCGTGATCCGCTGCTGCTGACCGCGCTGAAAAATATGCTTATTCTCTCGGTTGTGGTTATTGTCCTGCAGCACAGCTTTTCGATTCTGCTCGCTGTGCTGCTCGACCAGAAGCTTAAAGGGATTGTCTGGATGCGGGCGGTTATTTTCTTCCCGGTCATTCTGAACACCGTCGTCATCGGGTATGTGTGGAGCTACATGTATGCGCCGATGGTCGGGTTTCTGCCGAAGTTTTTTGATGCGATCGGTTTACACGGACTGGCTGCCCTGGACTGGCTGGGTGACCCGAAGCTGGCGATTTATGCGATTGCCCTTGTTATGGTATGGCAGTACACAGGCTATTCGATGATGATCTATCTGGCCGGCCTGCAATCTGTATCGGGTGAAATCTATGAGGCTGCGAGCATTGACGGTGCCGGGCCGTGGAATAAATTCTGGCGGGTCACCCTGCCCCTGCTGATTCCCTCAGTCATTGTGAATACCGTGCTGTCCGTTATTGGCTGCATGAAAATGTTCGAGCATGTGTTTATCATGACCCAGGGCGGACCGGCCAACTCGACCCAGACCTTCGGCATCATGATCTACCAGTATGCCTTCAAAACCTCGCAAATGGGCTACGGCACCGCGATGGCCATGATTCTGTCCGTGATGATTCTGGCTGTAACCTATGTACAGATTAAACTGCTCAGCCGTCTGGAGGTGGCGAATTGA
- a CDS encoding extracellular solute-binding protein, with product MSRKKGFWRSSLWSLSLLAVLAGCGGNAASDSNTSAAGTATNAAGNDAEKEPVVLKLTTWNPISQTVVDKFQEKYPYITIEHDKVYDQFREIIRTRIVSKSDMDMLWLFPNQVAEFSKENVLMDITGSPWLDNYLEAAVKLGTVDGKTYGVPYNSQPIVMFYNKMLFGELGLEIPQTWDELLVVSEQIKASGTAPMVIGSKDGWATQFITTSQFGLYQHDNPDVFAQLASGDKKWTDPEFSTYFDGMKELADKGYLLENSVGLSYDQVAQVFKEGKAAMWPMGEWGYSENFDADFSAFELGAFPIPVNRGDQPLVTNLVSDNLLVGVSWSKHQEEIKLFMDFVADPEIAKIWSDETKQAVTVKGGTSETYSPLASSLQPLVDASEAQIFPSMTSSIEPVMFPIFQQILLKQDVDTAKLLEQMQAAQDKDI from the coding sequence ATGAGTAGGAAAAAAGGGTTCTGGCGGTCATCGTTATGGAGTCTCAGTCTATTAGCCGTTCTTGCCGGCTGCGGCGGCAATGCCGCATCGGACAGCAACACATCAGCGGCGGGCACAGCCACAAATGCCGCAGGCAACGATGCTGAGAAAGAGCCGGTTGTGCTGAAGCTGACAACCTGGAATCCGATCAGCCAGACGGTCGTGGATAAATTCCAGGAGAAATACCCTTACATCACAATAGAGCATGACAAGGTATATGATCAATTCCGCGAAATCATCCGTACCCGGATTGTCTCCAAGTCGGATATGGATATGCTCTGGCTGTTCCCGAACCAGGTGGCTGAGTTCTCGAAAGAAAATGTCCTGATGGATATTACGGGCAGCCCTTGGCTGGATAATTACCTGGAAGCAGCAGTAAAGCTGGGCACGGTAGACGGCAAAACCTACGGCGTTCCATACAACAGCCAGCCGATCGTAATGTTTTACAATAAAATGCTGTTCGGTGAGCTTGGCCTCGAAATTCCGCAGACCTGGGATGAGCTACTCGTTGTCAGCGAACAGATTAAGGCCAGCGGCACCGCACCGATGGTTATCGGCAGCAAGGACGGCTGGGCAACCCAGTTCATCACTACCTCCCAGTTCGGCCTGTACCAGCACGACAACCCGGATGTCTTCGCACAGCTGGCCAGCGGGGATAAGAAGTGGACCGATCCGGAGTTCAGCACCTATTTTGACGGGATGAAGGAATTGGCGGATAAAGGCTATCTGCTGGAAAATTCCGTCGGACTGAGCTACGACCAGGTGGCACAAGTATTCAAAGAAGGCAAAGCAGCAATGTGGCCGATGGGTGAATGGGGCTACAGCGAGAACTTTGATGCTGACTTCTCCGCCTTTGAGCTTGGCGCATTCCCGATCCCGGTTAACCGCGGTGACCAGCCGCTTGTAACGAATCTGGTATCTGACAACCTGCTGGTCGGCGTGTCCTGGAGCAAGCATCAGGAAGAAATCAAGCTGTTTATGGACTTCGTCGCAGATCCGGAAATCGCCAAAATCTGGTCTGATGAAACGAAGCAGGCCGTGACGGTTAAGGGGGGCACTTCCGAAACCTACAGCCCGCTTGCATCATCGCTGCAGCCGCTGGTAGATGCCAGTGAAGCACAGATTTTCCCGAGCATGACCTCATCCATCGAGCCGGTAATGTTCCCGATCTTCCAGCAGATTCTGCTGAAGCAGGATGTGGATACAGCCAAGCTGCTGGAGCAGATGCAGGCTGCACAGGATAAGGATATTTAG
- a CDS encoding sensor histidine kinase — MRRWNDITYQSKLMLAFFLLGIIPSMVIGTMAYFKSVGTLEDRVNEDLGVIAGQLNEAIQRQVEDVDRFSTFPYFTPEIFKILNQPYVPRDQWSYQEIESQQQFAKLLVTYPSIFSTIQGLVFYSSTGNTYGYRVSDRSSINEAVDPESEEWYQETLDRDGGIAISGLRLERQFNSAPFQTITASRVLLNDDFTAAGVVAVDIRPDFMDKIVRSFQMESMHVMVADEKGELIYSTHTADNQRFLSAAREQAVHNGAARGMITVPALGDGLEAATGVYAHSEYLGWTSYLLIDRDELLEDANVIRNFTMILVLIITVLAGLLSLLLARGLARPIRSLISSMRDVERGLFVTPAAPPVQGEIGQLHLSYVTMVKRLGILVESIEEKERQKREAELYALRARITPHFLFNTINSIRMLAVLQQSEGIARLLQSLNKLLQANMKLDSELVPLEAELELLRHYIRLMELRYTNRFEVEWVVDEHALKAMVPPMILQPLVENAIFHGSLHSGGGLMQIEVGAEVNPESMELQIWISDNGHGIEQETLEMLNGEGVPPSSGRSGNSIGISNVRDRIRLRYGQPYTLRLESVSGAGTRALLHLPYRPENGQGNHNTLGE; from the coding sequence ATGCGGCGCTGGAACGATATCACTTATCAGAGCAAGCTGATGCTCGCCTTCTTCCTGTTAGGTATTATTCCGTCAATGGTCATCGGCACGATGGCGTACTTCAAATCAGTCGGGACACTGGAAGACCGTGTAAATGAAGACCTGGGCGTGATTGCCGGCCAGCTGAATGAAGCAATCCAGCGGCAGGTCGAGGATGTGGACCGGTTCAGCACCTTTCCTTATTTTACACCGGAAATCTTCAAAATTCTGAACCAGCCGTATGTACCGCGCGATCAATGGAGCTACCAGGAGATCGAGAGCCAGCAGCAGTTCGCCAAGCTTCTCGTTACGTACCCCTCGATCTTTTCCACGATTCAGGGTCTCGTCTTCTATAGCAGTACTGGAAATACTTACGGGTACAGAGTCAGCGACAGATCCTCCATTAATGAGGCCGTCGATCCGGAGAGTGAGGAGTGGTACCAGGAAACGCTCGACCGTGACGGTGGAATCGCCATTTCCGGGCTCCGGCTGGAACGGCAGTTCAACAGCGCGCCCTTTCAGACCATTACGGCTTCGAGAGTGCTGCTGAATGATGATTTTACGGCGGCAGGTGTGGTGGCGGTGGATATCCGGCCGGATTTTATGGATAAGATTGTCCGCTCCTTTCAAATGGAGAGCATGCATGTAATGGTTGCTGATGAAAAAGGGGAGCTGATCTACTCTACGCATACGGCCGACAACCAGCGTTTTCTCAGCGCAGCCAGAGAACAAGCCGTTCACAACGGCGCGGCACGGGGGATGATTACTGTTCCTGCACTTGGCGACGGGCTGGAAGCGGCTACCGGTGTGTATGCCCACAGTGAATACCTTGGCTGGACCAGCTATCTGCTGATCGACCGCGACGAACTGCTGGAAGATGCCAACGTTATCCGGAATTTCACGATGATTCTGGTGCTGATTATAACGGTGTTGGCAGGGCTGTTGTCGCTGCTGCTGGCCCGCGGGCTGGCGAGGCCGATCCGCAGCCTGATTTCCTCCATGCGTGATGTGGAGCGGGGACTGTTCGTCACTCCGGCGGCACCGCCGGTGCAGGGCGAAATCGGGCAGTTGCATCTCAGTTATGTCACCATGGTGAAACGGCTCGGTATACTGGTCGAATCCATCGAAGAGAAGGAGCGGCAAAAAAGAGAAGCGGAGCTGTATGCACTCCGGGCGCGGATTACGCCGCATTTTCTTTTTAACACGATTAATTCGATCCGCATGCTCGCTGTACTGCAGCAATCCGAGGGGATTGCCCGCCTGCTCCAGTCGCTGAACAAGCTGCTGCAGGCTAATATGAAGCTGGACAGTGAGCTGGTTCCGCTGGAGGCTGAACTGGAGCTGCTGCGCCATTATATAAGGCTTATGGAGCTGCGGTATACGAACCGGTTTGAGGTGGAATGGGTCGTTGACGAACATGCACTGAAGGCGATGGTTCCGCCGATGATTCTGCAGCCGCTGGTGGAAAATGCGATTTTTCACGGGTCGCTGCACAGCGGGGGCGGGCTGATGCAAATTGAGGTCGGAGCAGAAGTGAATCCGGAGAGCATGGAACTGCAGATCTGGATCAGTGACAACGGACACGGCATTGAGCAGGAAACGCTGGAGATGCTGAACGGTGAAGGAGTGCCGCCATCGTCAGGCCGGTCCGGTAACAGCATCGGCATCTCTAATGTGCGTGACCGTATCCGGCTCCGCTACGGCCAGCCGTATACCCTTAGGCTGGAGAGTGTATCCGGAGCAGGAACGAGAGCATTGCTGCACCTGCCGTACAGACCGGAGAACGGACAAGGCAATCACAATACATTGGGGGAGTGA
- a CDS encoding copper homeostasis protein CutC has protein sequence MLLEVIATTVNDAVTAERHGADRIELITGIFEGGLTPSLGLIEAVREVVSIPVRVMVRPHARSFCYDAEDIAVMLRDIRRIRAAGGLSLVTGVLRADHSVDVELLERLLEAADGMDVTFHRAFDEIPDQTGALDILSQYKQITDVLTSGGKPTAPEGAERIAVLQRLSSARHKPAILAGSGLTAEGLEDFLEKTAVGSVHFGSAVREDGNPLRPVDPGRLEAVRQILNTWKR, from the coding sequence ATGCTGTTAGAGGTTATTGCCACAACAGTGAATGATGCGGTTACCGCTGAACGCCACGGTGCTGACCGGATTGAGCTGATTACGGGGATTTTTGAGGGCGGCCTGACGCCGAGTCTGGGGCTGATTGAAGCTGTGCGGGAGGTAGTTTCTATCCCTGTCCGGGTGATGGTGCGGCCGCATGCGCGTTCCTTTTGCTATGACGCGGAGGACATTGCCGTGATGCTGCGGGACATTCGCCGTATCCGCGCTGCCGGCGGCCTTTCGCTGGTCACAGGTGTGCTCCGCGCAGACCACTCGGTGGATGTGGAGCTGCTTGAGCGGCTGCTTGAAGCTGCAGACGGAATGGATGTGACTTTTCACCGGGCGTTTGATGAAATCCCCGATCAGACGGGTGCGCTGGATATATTATCACAGTACAAGCAGATTACGGATGTGCTGACCTCCGGCGGCAAGCCTACTGCTCCAGAAGGAGCGGAGCGGATTGCTGTGCTCCAGCGCCTGTCGTCTGCCCGGCACAAGCCTGCGATTCTGGCCGGCAGCGGGCTGACGGCAGAGGGGCTTGAAGATTTTTTGGAGAAAACGGCAGTAGGCAGTGTACATTTCGGTTCTGCAGTAAGAGAGGACGGCAATCCGCTTAGACCGGTTGATCCCGGGCGGCTTGAGGCTGTCCGGCAGATTTTGAATACATGGAAGAGGTGA
- a CDS encoding alpha-L-fucosidase — MSFLSKSTLHELRKAKKLEISATVEAGPFQAAWSSLDAYSVPRWYEDAKFGIFIHWGVYSVPAFGTEWYARNMYREGTEVYEHHLATYGSPDTFGYKDFIPQFTAEKFDAEEWAALFKRAGAAFVVPVAEHHDGFAMYDCPYSEWTAAKMGPKRDIVGELGAAVRRHYMTFGVSSHRAENWWYYNGGRDIPSDVQDPAYAELYGPAQPTYGDPAYPLPILPPNEEFLDDWLVRTCDLIDRYGPQLLYFDWWIEQPVFKPYLQKLAAYYYNKAAEWGQGAVINYKFDAFAEGTAVYDIERGQLADINPDVWQTCTSVGETAWCHIADHKYKTSGAILGDLVDIVSKNGVMLLNVGPRADGTIPEEEQTLLREVGDWLAVNGEAIYGTRPWKVYGEGPTQIVSGTFNDTKRSPFTGQDVRFTSRGDKLLYASIMDWPEDGTAVVGTLGSGCKLLSGEIGKVELLGWKEPLEWSREVAGLTVQLPDAVRSQGILVLKIEYAAAEMAR; from the coding sequence GTGAGCTTTTTGTCAAAGTCGACGCTACACGAACTGCGCAAAGCCAAAAAGCTGGAGATCAGCGCCACCGTTGAGGCCGGCCCTTTTCAGGCAGCCTGGTCTTCCCTTGATGCCTATTCGGTTCCACGCTGGTATGAGGATGCGAAGTTTGGCATTTTCATTCACTGGGGGGTATATTCTGTGCCGGCCTTCGGGACGGAGTGGTACGCCCGCAATATGTACAGGGAAGGGACTGAGGTGTACGAGCATCACCTTGCGACCTACGGTTCACCTGATACTTTTGGCTATAAGGATTTCATTCCGCAGTTCACAGCAGAGAAGTTTGATGCCGAGGAATGGGCGGCTTTGTTCAAGCGGGCGGGTGCCGCGTTTGTTGTGCCGGTGGCTGAGCATCATGACGGCTTCGCGATGTATGACTGTCCTTACTCCGAATGGACTGCCGCCAAAATGGGCCCGAAACGCGATATTGTCGGAGAACTTGGAGCGGCTGTACGCCGGCATTATATGACCTTTGGTGTGTCCAGCCACCGTGCGGAGAACTGGTGGTACTACAACGGCGGGCGGGATATTCCGTCCGATGTGCAGGACCCGGCATATGCGGAGCTTTACGGACCGGCGCAGCCTACCTATGGCGATCCGGCTTATCCGCTGCCGATTCTTCCGCCAAACGAGGAGTTTCTGGACGACTGGCTGGTGCGTACCTGCGACCTGATTGACCGTTACGGGCCGCAGCTGCTCTACTTCGACTGGTGGATTGAGCAGCCTGTCTTTAAGCCTTATCTGCAAAAGCTGGCTGCCTACTATTACAACAAAGCTGCCGAGTGGGGCCAGGGGGCGGTCATCAACTACAAATTTGATGCTTTTGCCGAAGGGACAGCTGTCTATGATATAGAGCGCGGCCAGCTGGCCGACATCAACCCGGATGTTTGGCAGACCTGCACCTCGGTCGGCGAGACGGCCTGGTGTCATATTGCCGACCACAAATACAAGACCTCTGGAGCGATCCTCGGCGACCTGGTCGATATCGTCAGCAAAAACGGCGTCATGCTGCTGAACGTAGGGCCGCGTGCGGACGGCACAATTCCGGAAGAGGAGCAGACGCTGCTGCGCGAAGTGGGCGACTGGCTCGCCGTGAACGGCGAGGCCATTTACGGCACCCGGCCTTGGAAGGTTTACGGGGAGGGGCCGACGCAAATCGTCAGCGGTACCTTCAACGATACGAAGCGCAGCCCCTTTACTGGGCAGGATGTACGCTTTACATCCAGAGGCGATAAGCTGCTGTATGCTTCCATCATGGACTGGCCCGAGGACGGAACAGCCGTCGTCGGTACCCTGGGCAGCGGCTGCAAGCTGCTGTCCGGCGAGATCGGCAAGGTGGAACTGCTCGGCTGGAAGGAGCCGCTGGAGTGGAGCCGCGAAGTAGCGGGATTGACGGTGCAGCTGCCTGACGCGGTGCGCTCTCAGGGTATCCTCGTGCTGAAGATTGAATATGCTGCTGCGGAGATGGCTAGATAG
- a CDS encoding carbohydrate ABC transporter permease, which yields MTTTLQKTSIYTVLIIALIIVLVPMAVLVSVSLQTPSTVNPLSLPKDPQWSNYSEAFKTGNLLPYFGNSILVLVMTTAAAIGVSVLAAYGLHHGKRYKSDAMSTFFLMGLILPAFSGTIPAFLVLRQVNLLNTHIGLSLIQIASGLALPIFLYVNFFKTVPAEIEEAALVDGCGPWRTFVQIIFPLTLPITATCVIVVAINSWNDFFNPLVYLSSPEMRTLPVGLMAFKSQYNTNWPQMFAGAALVALPIIILYLFVQRFIIKGLVGGAVKG from the coding sequence TTGACAACAACCCTGCAGAAAACCTCAATTTATACCGTACTCATTATCGCCCTGATTATCGTGCTGGTGCCGATGGCGGTACTGGTCTCAGTCTCGCTACAGACACCATCGACGGTGAACCCGCTGAGTCTGCCTAAGGACCCGCAGTGGAGCAATTACTCGGAAGCCTTCAAGACTGGCAATCTGCTGCCTTATTTCGGTAACAGCATTCTCGTATTGGTTATGACCACAGCCGCTGCCATCGGTGTTTCTGTATTGGCTGCCTACGGTCTGCACCACGGCAAACGCTACAAATCGGATGCCATGTCGACCTTTTTCCTGATGGGCCTTATTCTGCCGGCCTTCTCCGGCACGATTCCGGCGTTTCTGGTGCTGCGCCAGGTAAATCTGCTTAATACACATATTGGGCTTTCCCTGATCCAGATTGCTTCGGGGCTGGCTCTGCCGATCTTCCTGTACGTAAATTTCTTCAAAACCGTTCCGGCTGAAATTGAAGAGGCGGCGCTGGTGGACGGCTGCGGGCCTTGGCGGACGTTTGTGCAGATTATTTTTCCGCTGACGCTGCCGATTACCGCTACCTGTGTGATTGTGGTGGCGATCAATTCCTGGAATGACTTTTTCAATCCGCTGGTCTATCTGTCCTCGCCGGAAATGCGCACGCTGCCTGTCGGCCTGATGGCTTTCAAAAGCCAATACAATACCAACTGGCCGCAAATGTTCGCCGGTGCCGCGCTGGTGGCGCTGCCGATCATCATCCTGTATCTGTTCGTGCAGCGGTTCATTATTAAAGGTCTGGTGGGCGGCGCGGTTAAGGGGTAG
- a CDS encoding N-acetylmannosamine-6-phosphate 2-epimerase, translating to MEAGKKAGIPLHGLVVSCQALEHEPLHGTQHMAAMARAAKEAGAAGIRAGGTADIKAIKAETGLPVIGLVKKQTEGCEVYITPTLEAALEIHAAGADIVAIDGTGRPRPDGRSLQETVAGLKQAGVAVMADIATFEEGVQAAAWGADYISTTLSGYTRETAGTELPNLALLERLAATLQVPVVAEGGICQPEQAAEALCLGAAFVVVGSAITRPQWIAGRYVEAMRGASPAGGGS from the coding sequence ATGGAAGCTGGAAAAAAGGCGGGGATTCCCCTGCACGGGCTGGTCGTTTCCTGCCAGGCGCTGGAGCATGAACCGCTTCACGGCACCCAGCATATGGCGGCAATGGCCAGGGCGGCGAAGGAGGCGGGAGCGGCAGGCATCCGCGCCGGCGGAACTGCCGACATCAAGGCTATTAAAGCAGAAACCGGCCTGCCGGTGATCGGACTCGTCAAAAAGCAGACCGAAGGCTGCGAAGTTTACATCACGCCGACACTGGAGGCTGCGCTTGAAATCCATGCCGCCGGCGCGGATATTGTAGCCATCGACGGGACGGGACGGCCGCGGCCGGACGGGCGTTCCCTGCAGGAGACGGTTGCCGGACTGAAGCAGGCCGGAGTAGCTGTAATGGCCGATATTGCAACGTTTGAAGAAGGTGTACAGGCTGCGGCGTGGGGGGCCGATTATATCTCAACCACGCTGAGCGGCTATACCCGCGAGACCGCAGGCACAGAGCTGCCGAACCTGGCCCTGCTGGAAAGGCTGGCCGCGACGCTGCAGGTTCCCGTCGTGGCCGAGGGCGGTATTTGCCAGCCGGAGCAGGCCGCCGAGGCGCTTTGCCTCGGGGCGGCCTTCGTCGTGGTCGGCTCGGCCATTACCCGCCCGCAGTGGATCGCCGGGCGGTATGTGGAGGCGATGCGCGGCGCTTCACCTGCCGGGGGCGGGTCGTGA
- a CDS encoding response regulator — protein MWNLLVVEDETIVRLGLRYMLNWDALGINWKAEASNGFEALGVLAEDEIHIVMTDIRMPGMDGLELARRIKEQYGKVQIIFFSSFEDFPYVKEAVRIGVVDYLHKPTMAEEEIVAALRKAAATLEELHQKKQPQGYTDKDRESLLLELLTADEPPAGYEQRWRQLGLEQRYSRGWQLAVLRMAEGNTAEPAGLARFMSFRYYMEEYTSREWGGQLLNVEDRELVWLLPLDAAQADGGAMRDYLEQLDRGLDKMLGIRLVYTYSSGIFRTAGELPEAYRAAAAQEPETGGRFSGVIRLATAYIDEHLLEDLTLARTAEQIHISVSHLSRLFLKETGQHFNEYVTAKKMLLARRLLRESNDKIYEVAEKLGYANPHYFSKLFKDDTGLTPLEFRNQ, from the coding sequence ATGTGGAATTTGCTTGTGGTGGAGGATGAGACGATCGTCCGGCTGGGACTCAGGTATATGCTGAACTGGGATGCGCTGGGGATTAACTGGAAGGCTGAAGCCTCGAACGGCTTTGAGGCGCTGGGGGTGCTTGCGGAGGATGAAATCCATATCGTAATGACAGATATACGTATGCCTGGCATGGACGGACTGGAGCTGGCACGACGGATTAAGGAGCAGTACGGGAAAGTGCAGATTATCTTTTTCTCCAGCTTTGAGGATTTTCCTTATGTTAAAGAAGCAGTGCGGATCGGAGTTGTGGATTATCTGCATAAGCCGACGATGGCGGAGGAGGAGATTGTAGCTGCCCTGCGCAAGGCGGCGGCAACGCTGGAGGAGCTGCACCAGAAGAAACAGCCGCAGGGCTATACAGACAAAGACCGCGAGAGCCTGCTGCTGGAGCTGCTTACAGCAGATGAGCCGCCTGCCGGCTATGAGCAGAGATGGCGGCAGCTCGGACTGGAGCAGCGCTACAGCCGGGGCTGGCAGCTCGCAGTACTGCGTATGGCTGAGGGGAATACGGCAGAACCGGCCGGTCTCGCCCGGTTTATGTCCTTCCGCTATTACATGGAGGAATACACCTCCCGTGAATGGGGTGGTCAGCTGCTCAATGTAGAAGATAGGGAGCTGGTCTGGCTGCTGCCGCTGGATGCGGCACAGGCGGACGGCGGAGCAATGCGGGATTATCTGGAGCAGCTCGACCGGGGGCTGGATAAAATGCTCGGCATCCGCCTTGTGTACACCTACAGCAGCGGAATTTTCCGGACAGCAGGAGAATTGCCAGAAGCTTACCGGGCTGCAGCCGCACAGGAACCGGAGACCGGCGGGCGGTTCAGCGGAGTGATCCGGCTGGCAACGGCTTATATTGATGAGCATCTGCTGGAGGATCTTACGCTTGCCAGAACGGCGGAGCAGATCCACATCAGCGTAAGCCATCTGAGCCGCCTGTTTCTGAAGGAGACCGGCCAGCATTTTAATGAATATGTAACAGCCAAAAAAATGCTGCTGGCCCGCAGGCTGCTGCGTGAGAGTAACGATAAGATATATGAGGTGGCGGAAAAGCTGGGATATGCGAACCCGCATTATTTCAGTAAATTGTTCAAAGATGACACGGGGTTGACACCACTGGAATTTCGCAATCAGTAA